CAGTCGAAGGCCACCGGGTCGGCGATACTCTTCGGGTTGTAGAAGATGATGTTGAAGTCGGCGACGACGGCGTCGGGCTGCAGGCGTTCCACCCGGCGCAGGGCGAAGTACATATCCCCCGGCTCGCTGCCCGGGATGCCCAGGTTCCAGACCCGCACCTTGCGGCCGGGCAGGCGCCGCGCCAACTCATCCTCCAGGTAGGCCGAGATGGTCTGGTCCCCGCGCACGCCCAGCCCCGCGCCCCAGACGATGGAGTCCCCGAGCATGACGACGTTCACGTCGTAGTCGCCGCGGTGGCGCTCGATGTAGCGCAGGGCGGCGGGAAACTCCTTGTGGATGAGGATGAATTTGTTCGGCAGCCGCTCGCCGAACACAAAGCCGGCCTCGTGCCGGTTATAATAGTAGGCCTTCAACGGCGGCAGCGCCAGCTCGGCCAGCAGCAGAAAGACCAGCACAAAGGCCCAGACGCGGGCCATACGGCGTGTTCCCGCCGGGAGCGCACGCCGGGCCGCGGAACCCCGCCGGTTGGTTTCTGTAAGCGGTGCGTTTGACATACGGGTGACAGGGTTCGCCCCGCGCCGACGCATTTCCTGCAGGGGGGTTGTAGGAAATCTCCGGCGCGATGAAAGCCCTACCAGTCCCTCAAACTATTCCCTGCCGTGGTCTTTCCATGGTAGGATGCAAAAGAGAGGACTGTCAGGAGGGTCCACCGTGGAAGAGATTCTAAGACAAATCCTGGATAGGTTAACCGGCCTGGAGAAGGGACAGGACGAACTCCGCAAGGGCTACCAAGAGCTCCGCGGGGGCCTCGATGAACTCCGCCGGGGACAAGATGAACTCCGCCAGGGCTACCAAGAGCTTCACGGGGGCCTGGATGAACTCCGCCGGGGACAGGACGAACTCCGTAAGGAGCAACAAAGCCAGGGTCTCCGCCTGCAACGGATGGAGAAAGAACTCAAGGCCGTCAAGAAGGACACAGAAGAGATTAAGAATGAATTGAAGTACGTCTTGGATGACATTAAACGGATCAGTAACCGCCTGGAGTCCCATGAGCAGGAGCTAGAAATGATCAAAGGAGTTACATAGTTAACTTAATAAGGAGTTACGCAAAGCTCATTCGGGTTGGGGGCCAGGCACTTAACTTTATAGAATTCCAAGGAGTCAGACGAGAACTTAGAGCCATGCCGAACGGACGTCTTTCTTACCGCAGTTCCACTGCTATTCTGATCTTCCTTGTCCTCATCCTCGGCTTCATCATGTCCGCCCCGGCCCGGGCCGAGGGCCCGGACCCGGACAAGGTCGCCATAGCCGTGGAGGAGGCCGTCTACAACCCGTGGCCGCCCGCCCCGCCGGAGCGCACCGAGGTCTACGACCTGGTCGTCTACGGCGGCGGCTTCGCGGGCTGCGCCACGGTCATCCAGGCCTCCGACCTGCTGCCCCCGGAACAGAAGATCGCCCTCGTCGTTCCCGAGAGCGCCCTGGGCTCCATCGGCACCGTCGGCGGGATGAACTTTTTCGACCTGCGCCGCTGGCACGGCCGGTCCGTGGCCGGCGGCAGTTTCGCCCGCTGGTTCGCGAAGTACGGCCAGGGCTATCCCACCGCCGAGATGGCCCGCACGCTGTACAAGGACGTGGTCGACAACTCCCGCGGGCGGGTGCAGATCTACTTCCGGCACGAGATTGAAAACGTCGCCGCCGCTGACGGCGTCATTACCCACATCGACATCCGGCCAGTGCAGCGCGACCCCGCCGACCTGGCCGTCAAGTGGGCCGGGCCGGCGCTGCGCCTCACCGGCAAGGTCTTCATCGACGCCTCGGACAACGGGCGTCTCACCCGCCTGGCCGGCGTGCCCGTCACCACCGGCCGCTTCGACCGCACCGGGGACAACCACCAGCAGCCGGCCACCCTCATGTTCAAAGTCCGCGGGATCGACGTCCAGGCCGCCCTCGCTTATAGAAACGCCCTCGGCCGGCCGGACTTCTTCTACGTCAAGGACGGCAACGGCTCCTGGCTGGGTTGGGGCGGCCAGCGCAGCGTCTGGCTGGAAAACCCGATCATCCAGACCTATAACGCGCGCCGCACGCCCTTTACCCTGAAGGCCTACAACATCGCCGAGGACGAGCCCGGCACCTGGTGGGTCAACGCCCTGGTCATCCACGGGGTCGACGGCCGCCTGCAGCAGATCGACCGCGGCACCCCGCATTGGCCCCAGGACTCCCCGCCGGGAACCTGGGACATCGACACCGCCTACCGTGAGGCCGTCGCCGAGGTCCAGTCGCCGGCCTTCCTCGCCGCCCTGCGCAGCCTGCCCGGCTTCTCCGGCGTGGAGCTGGTGCGCCGCCCGGACGGCAGCCCCGTCGTCGGCGAGATCCTCTACCTCCGGGAGACCATCCACGCCGTGACCGACGCCGACGCCGTCGCGCCCGGGACAAGCAACACCAACTACGCCCTGACCCCCGCCCACGTTCGCGGGGCCGGGCCGGACGCCTTCCACGGTCTGGACCGGGAGAACTACCCCTGGCGGGTGGGCCTGGGCTTTTACCTTGTCGACCTGCACGGCTACCTCAAGAACGACCCGACCGAGAACCATACCCTGAAGAGCCAGGGCGAGGCCGTCAACCCGTACTACGTGCCGTACGCGGCCCTCACCACCCCGTACGCCGCCAACCTGCTCCTGCCGGGCTACGCCCAGCGGACCGCCGACGAGGCCTGGGGCGCGGCACGCGTCATCCCCAACCTCACGGTCTGCGGCGACGCCGCCGGGGTGGCCGCCGCGCACAGCCTGGCCACCGGCCGCCCGGTGAACGCCTTCACCTACAAGGACGTGCTCGCCGTGCGCGACACCCTCCGCGCCCGCGGCGCCCGCGTCGACAAGTAGTTTTAAGTAAGGGGTCAGGCCCCTTACTTAAAACTCAACTTTAAAAAACCTACGGGCCGAACTCCGGCCCGCCCGTTTATAATGAGGTCATGGACTTCTTCGCCACACGCTTCTCCCGTAACATCGCCGCCGTCCTCGCCGCCCT
Above is a genomic segment from Thermoanaerobacterales bacterium containing:
- a CDS encoding FAD-dependent oxidoreductase, coding for MPNGRLSYRSSTAILIFLVLILGFIMSAPARAEGPDPDKVAIAVEEAVYNPWPPAPPERTEVYDLVVYGGGFAGCATVIQASDLLPPEQKIALVVPESALGSIGTVGGMNFFDLRRWHGRSVAGGSFARWFAKYGQGYPTAEMARTLYKDVVDNSRGRVQIYFRHEIENVAAADGVITHIDIRPVQRDPADLAVKWAGPALRLTGKVFIDASDNGRLTRLAGVPVTTGRFDRTGDNHQQPATLMFKVRGIDVQAALAYRNALGRPDFFYVKDGNGSWLGWGGQRSVWLENPIIQTYNARRTPFTLKAYNIAEDEPGTWWVNALVIHGVDGRLQQIDRGTPHWPQDSPPGTWDIDTAYREAVAEVQSPAFLAALRSLPGFSGVELVRRPDGSPVVGEILYLRETIHAVTDADAVAPGTSNTNYALTPAHVRGAGPDAFHGLDRENYPWRVGLGFYLVDLHGYLKNDPTENHTLKSQGEAVNPYYVPYAALTTPYAANLLLPGYAQRTADEAWGAARVIPNLTVCGDAAGVAAAHSLATGRPVNAFTYKDVLAVRDTLRARGARVDK